The Montipora capricornis isolate CH-2021 chromosome 3, ASM3666992v2, whole genome shotgun sequence genome includes the window gttgttttttaaaatattagtcaaaatttttgtttccaagcctttagttttcaaaaataagtTTTCTGCGTATTGGCGGTAACTGATACAAATCTCCTACAGCCACTACATTTATACCAGCAAACAGTTGACTGCTAAATGAGCCAAATATGTCCTTCAATCTTTGGTGTATATTGAGAAGAGTGATGTTTGAAACCATGGGAAATGAAAGTCATTTGAGTTTTCTTTTGATCAAACGTTGTAAGAATGTTGTCACCTGTTTCTTTCGGAATAGCTAAGGCAGTATTTTTTGTTGTTCCGCCAATGTTTACAGCCGCAACACCTGTTGGGGCCATTAATACGACTGTTGGTTGGTCAGGATTAGTTGTTGTGTGTCTAAATGTCTTAACGGCTGTGTGATATATTGTCTTAAGGATGTGACTTTCACCACATCCAGTGATAAACAGGTATGGGTTGATTTCATCTGGTTTTAAGGACCTTGTATTTTTCACCTTGTTTCCGCACCAATAGGACAATACAGTCATCAGAAATCTCAGTTCGTTGAATGTAGCATGCCCCAACGGAATTAGAGGCAAGATGTGAAGGTGCTTGTTCATTAAATGATTCCTCATCACTTTCACTATTGCTTTGCATATCTAATTACAAAAGTCTTCATTTTTCTGATCATTCAAagaatcgttatctttaagaaagttacgacattttttaatttcgaagacatgtttcgatgttacaaacatcatcgtcagttacaaaatatttgaaaaacccttaggactatataacaactaggcgaaacatgcataattaaatatgattaagtgacaagaaatacatatttgagtgagttacagagtgttagaaagaatgtagagcctaaggcgtaagtgtcaggttgacgtgataaacttgttggtttaaataaAGCTTTTCCTAATTTATaagcatagcctccttgagtttaagttgaaatttagtaggggcggaatcaaggatttcgaaacaatccgcagaTCGTCAATCTTGCTCACAACAAGTttatcacgtcaacctgacactttcgctttaggctctacattctttctaacactctgtaactcactcaaatatgtatttcttgtcacttaatcatatttaattatgtatgtttcgcctagttgttatatagtcctaacggtttttcaaatattttgtaactgacgatgatgtttgtaacatcacGAATTCAGCGAAACGTAAGTTATCAACAGCAGGGATTGTATTTGGTCTGATACTATGGCGTTCTATTATATTGGATTTTTAAATGTCTGTGCATGTGTACTGAAGAACTAGCTCCAGTTATAACTAAGATGGTGAACCTGGAAAGCGGCACTGATAAGTCCCACTTCTCAAAATAGCCAATCTTAAACCCAGCTTCAGTAATTTTTATCATTCATCTCTAAAACTGTCGAGAGGTTGGTGATCCAGCAGCTGCTGGTACATTGTTCTGATAACGCTCCTCTCAGTCATCGTATCGAAAGTTCCATTCTACAGAAACATGTCTCGTGAGGGTTCAAAATGATATCTTGGTGAGTGTGGACAGGTAAGAAGTGACTCTTCTTGTTATTTTAGATTTAAGCTCTGTATTTGACATAGTCGATCACGAGACTATGATTTGCTTACTTGAATTTGACTTTGGCATTGCTGGTGATCCGCTCATTCCCAAAATGGATTACTTCTTTTCTACGTGGGCGATGTCAACGAGTTCGCGTTCAATAAGCACGTTTTAGAGATTTTGATGTTAAAGATGGTGTTCTCCAAGGCAGCTGCCTTGGGCCAGTACATTTTTTGCTCTGCATGTCTCGACTCTTCAAAATCGTCGAGAAGCATCTTCCAACTGTTCATGGATGCTGACGATACTCAGCTGTATTTGTTGTTTCGTCCTGATTCGTCTATGGCGCAGGATCGTGCAGTTTTGGCCTAGGAAGCAGTTATTTCTGAAGTTCGGTCATTACTCATTTCTCTTCAACTGAAGTTTAATGATATCAAAACAGAGTTAATTGTCATCGGCACTCGCCAACTGGTTTCTAAGGTCGACATTGCTTCCCTTAAAATTGGCTCAGCTGACATTACACCATTATCGAGTGTTAGAAACCTGGGTGCATGGTTTGATGATCGAATGGCAATGAATGTCCATCTGCAAGAAAGCCCTTCAAAGGACTGCACAACATTCGGCAAATAAGACAATTTCTGTCTGTTGAGTCGACAAAGACACTCATCCATGCTTTTGCAACGTGCCATCTTGATTGTTGTAACTCTCTATTGTATGGTATTTCTCAGTACCAATACGATCGCCTTCAGAGAGTTTTAAATGCTGCTGCAAGAGTCACGTGTCTTGTTCCTGCTTCACTGGCTTCCTAAAAAGACACAGAATCGAATTTAAGATTGCCCTTATGGTTTTCACGGCTCGACATGGTTCGGCGCCGAATTATATCTTTGAACTGTTACGTGAAAAACCGTGTAGTAGATATTCTCTCAGATCTGCAGATGACAAGCATTTCTTGGCCACACCCAAGACAAAGTCTAAGACGCCAGGTGACAGGGCATTATCATGCTGCCCCAACCGTACGAAACTCTCTTCCGCGCAAAATAAATTGCATTGAGCCCAGGTATTCAAGTATTTCAAAATAGGCTAAGGAcattcctttttaaaaaaagatttttattgaCTTGAACTGTTTTATGAGTTTTTTTATTGACATTATGAACTATTTTTgatttttgcattataatgaactgtattttaatttaatattattttcagtTTGCATTGTAAAGCGCTCTTGAatatttaaatacttttgagCGCTATATAAGTATCATACACTATTTTCCTTAAGCTGTCCCTAATTGTCAAATTTGAATCTTTAGCTTCATGTTACTGCATTCATGATGATAGCCTGTGAACATGCATTCAGTTTCATCATTTGTGAAGTATGAGCAAACATAAGTTACACATTTTTGGTGATTAAAGACAAGTTGCAAGTCAACATTAGCTCGGAAACCTTTTAACCCAGCAACAAAATAGGTGCAGATCAAAGTCTGAATCAGCAGACGCAGATAAGGTCCAGTAAAATTGTTCTTCTGTAATACATAATAAACTCAGAAATTCTTCTTCTGTTTTAGTGGGATCGTATTGTTGCTTATTTGGATTTAACACTTTGTCTATTTCTTCTTTTACTAAGCCGTTAGAACTTCTTTTTTTTGGTTGCAAGTCTGTTTAACTCTCCATTCAGTTCTTGGGAGAGAGGTACAACTgttctttttgtgaaaaattgaCCAAAATTAAATCAGCATGGCACATTTCTGTCTTTTCTTGCAGATATAAGGGACTGGATGATCTACGACAAGTTGATGCTAAATGACAGTAAGACTGAGATCTTGCTTGTTGGCACACGCCAACAGTTGCGCAAGGTTGATCTAGATGCTCTTCAGATTGGCACATCAACAGTGCCTCTAACTAGCTCAGCTGTAAGGAACCTAGGCGCATGGTTTGGTCCAGAACTTACTATGAACACGCACGTGAACAAACTATGCAGTGCAGCATATTTTCATTTGTACAACTTAAGGCGCATTCGGAAGTATCTTACGCAGCAGACGTGTGAGCAGCTAGTGCATGCTTTTGTTACAAGTCGAATTGATTACTGCAACAGTTTGTTGTATGGTTTGCCCGCCAAGCAGCTAGATAAGATTCAGCGTGTACAAAATACGGCGGCGCGCATCATTTTTAGACTTCCTGAGTTTTGTCATATCACCCCGACACTTTTTAGCTTGCACTGGCTGCCAGTAAGATATCGAATCGATTTTAAGATCTGTCTTTTAACTTTCAAGGCCATACACGGATTTGCTCCCAGCTACCTATGTGAGCTAATCACAGTCAAAGAGAGCCAACGTTACAGTGTCAGATCCTCTAGTGAGCTCTTGCTTCGCTTGCCGAGTCGCATCACCAAAAAGACTCTTGGTGACAGGGCATTTCAAGTCGCGGCCCCATGCTTATGGAATTCACTTCCTGGAGAGCTGCGACGCAAGAGTGACCTAGAGGAGTTCAAGCGCCATCTAAAAGCgcatcttttttcaaaggcatatttataggagtctcataatttaattagcttttaagatttttattcttttttctcaaattgttatatatgtatttttaacttttttaacttttcataattgtaatttgcgcaatataagtgaataaattattattattattattattattattattattattattttctagAAGTCTTTGAGTGATTGTGTTTTTGATAAGTTCCAACCAATTCATGCAATTTAGAGTCTGTATGATTATCTGGCAGGTATGCCTGAACACAAGCATCGATAAAATCTATGGAgtcttgttttgtttcatgtGTTAACTTTGGACAATCAAAATGCATACAGATCGTCAGAGATGATCCTCTCATCTGAAATTCACTGCGTAAAGCATAATGAATTAGACTACTTTGCCAATAGGATTTGCACTAGAGAGCAGTACTCTCAgtaaaagaaatttcaaccctgcAGGTCAAAAGCATTTTTGCTTCCCGGACGCAAATTTTGCTTGTGAAACAAATGTTTTCCACTTTAGCCACCCGAGTAGCAATCCcagggaaacaatgtttccgcaaaATGTCCAATGATTCCTAGTTTACCCAGGCTCTAAGCGAGTTTTATTGACTTGCCGTCAAAATTTCCGCTTGGCGTCCGAATCGTTTAATGCAATCTGAAAATTAAGCATTAGTTGATCCCCAAATTTCCGCATAGTTTTATCGACTTCAAAACTGTTGGAGCATGTTAGCTGCATCTCTGCACGAGAATCCTGACATTGTCTGTAATGAAAAACGCGAGCAATATTCCAGTCCACTTTATCAGCATCATAATATTCCTCGAGGGCTTTGCTAATGTGATGTATTCCTTGTTCGAAAATCCTATGAGGGTCTACCACACATTTGGTCCAATATCGAATCACTTGACTTGTTCTATAAAATATGCGCTGTGTTATCAATGGAGAGATCTTGGTTGATTCGTGATTCGTCGATGGGTCAAAGACCACGCTTTCGAAGCAATGCCCACAATGTTGATCTTTGTGGATTTCCTGCAGCAGAGAGTTCATGTTATCATGTCGCAAAGGAACAATAAACTCATCCAAGTCATGAAAAGCCACAAAGCGCAGGTCTCTCATTGAACGATACAAGCAATCCATGATAGACAAAACTTGGCCATGGTAGTGCAAGTTATTGCCAATATACACCGGTAAATTCCACTCGAGAACGCTAACCAACCCCTTCTTTTCGTAATGGCTCAAGACGTTACGCACTCTTTCAGTCATTGCGAGATCATAAAACGTGAAGTGTGAGGCTCCTAAAATCTTCGTAAGCTCTATAAACTCTACAATTTTGTCCATTGATATGTCACCATGCACGGGAGGTATGCAAATTCCATATTTCCAGCTGTTTGGACTCCTCGGACGGTCAGTGAGACCCACTGGAAAGGCCAAGGAgttatttttcacattttgtgTCTTTGAGGCTGATGTAATTGAAACATTTATCGAACAAGGTATTCTTTCGAGCTCTTGTGGAACGACACACGAAACTATAAAGCCCCCGTATCTTTGGTGATGGTTTTCGTTGTGTTCATAGAAGACAGTTTCGCTTGCCAAAATCGTTTGTTTTGATGCGCTTTGGAATTTACAAGTAAGTAAGGGAAGAGGATTTTTCCTtgacaacaacagcaaaattcGGATAAAACGCTCCGGTTTTCGATTGTCATACCAAACCGAGAACACCAGAATTCCCTTGCTAAGCTGACGAAATCTTGACTTTACCGGCTGCGGTTCAGCGCAACGCAATTGTCGATGCTTTCCGCCTCCTgcatgaactttatttatcaaGCTTGATGGTAAACTTCTTTTCTCCTCATCTGTTGGTTTAATAATCATTGACGAGGCGTCACCTTGACGAGAACTCTCCTGAAGAACAGCAATGCCCGCCTGCGATTGAATTCCCTGAACTGCATCAAGCTCAAAATGCAGCGATAGAATGAACACAGTTGAAGCCACAGTGAAGACTAATAAACACCATCTTCGCCTGTAATGAGAGACTTTCCGAATCATCCTATGCATACTGTGATGCGTCTGAGTTTTGCTATGAATTACCTTAAGCGTTTGAGCAAACGGTAAATGTCagcttaattaaataaaattcaacaaaaatgtaaaaaaattcaGAGGTATGACCAAGTTGGGTAGGCCTTTGGCACTGAATAATTTGTTATGAAGACATACATGAGGTTAATGTTGACATAATAATGAGTAACCGAGGATTATCATCGGAGATATCATGTCTCGAAGTTTCTCCCATCCACCTAAAAAGTAAATTTGAAATTGTATGCATTTATTGATGTGGTTTCGTTTTTGACACAGCCAATATTGGAATTACTCCAGTGCGACACCTGCTATTGGAGCACAGCGGCGGGCGATAGCTAGTCCACATGCTGTGTCTTAtgcaaaacttttgttttttcgtttgcGTTTTATCAGGAGGGATGATGTCTTGAAGCAACCCACTGCTTTCACTTTTGCTACCTATAATATTATTACacgttttaatttattttattacacGTTTCAATTCTTGTAATCCAGATagtttcgtttctttcttttgaaAGAGACATTTCAGAAAATGTCGTTTTTTTCCATCTCTGAGGCACTCATGACACTTATTCTTGCTTATATTGTTCCAAACCCCAAACGTCCTCCTGGTATCAAATTTCAGCATAAAATGTACTGAGCTGATTACAACACAGATCTACACCTCGTGATCGTACAAGGATCACATCATTGTTTTAGCACCTGCGTCAAAGTATTAAGATAATGAAATATGAATTAATACTCAGGCCCGAACGCTTGTACTTGAGGATTCGGCTATGACTCTTTTTTCCTCCATATACTTAATTAATGCAATTGTGCCTAatcattatttacattatttattttaGTCCTTTTTCGTATAGTGAATTTATCGATTGCAATGAGTCACGTGACACGCAATCGAATTTTTTCCCGTGAAAGACTCCAATCAAAAGATTCAGTTTCTGGATCTCGTGATTCGGTCTCTCGCCAGGACCACTAGAACACGGAGAGAATACAGTAGCAGCTTTATATATTGTGAAAgtagatttaaaaaaataggCCCAGAAGAAATCgataaaaccaaagaaattaaaGTGTTTATTGTACTCCAGCAGTTAAGCCTTACCGCTAAACTTGAATTGAACGTGAACAAGATTGCATGCAGCAACTGCTAACTGAATTAGATTTAAGGATTTCAAATCCAATTTATCTTTTTTCAAAAAGGATTCGGTAGATCAAAAATCCGAATTTGGATTTGCTGAAAGGAATGCGATATCTTTTTTTAGATCggaaatccgtttttggattcgcCTAAAGAAATACACCATAaagaaatccgtttttggattctcCGAAAGGAACACACCCTTAGGGTGTATTCCTTTCGGCGAATCCAAAAACCTCGAAAATGCGTTCGAGATAGCTTGCGTCAAAACAACTGATGTGTTTTCTACTTTTTGACGAAGACTGTGATGAAACTTTGGAAAATTTCATCGTCAATTTAAACAGTGAGAATAatcttttttcttgcttcttttacTTTGATAAGTCCCTAAACCAACAAATCCTTCACCGCCTTTTCACAGCAGCCTTGCAACCGACAGCCCTTAAACTGTAATgctttgatttccttttcagtATGGGAAGCAATAACTACTGTTTTactgtaaatatgtaaatatgtcTATCCTGTAAGTAAGTTGTTTGTTCTGTGTGTATGTGgaataaaaataacttgagaaaaaaaataaaaaaaataaaaataaaaacaaacaaacaaacaaacaaaaaaaaacagtgagaATAACGTTTTGGAGTTAATCGCACAACCTCAGAGGAAGCGGTattagccaaaacgcggggccggggccggggcccgAGGTCGGGGTCGTGGTCGGGGTTGGGGTCGAACATTTCAAcataacagtacaggagaataacgacaaaacttgaaacaaaaaaaaaattggaaaaaaaagatcACCCcgaccccgcgttttggctactaccaacAGCAAACCCATTTTATTTCAGACAGCTTACTGTACAAAAGCTTAAGATTTAAAACAATCCTCCTATCGTGGAAAACTCCCCAAACGTTACTAACCTGCCAGCCTTAGAAAAGCTTACCTGTGGCCAATATGGCCACCTTGTGGAAGTTGTCATGAttttcttgaaaaagaaaaaattgtgaAAGAAATCGATGAGCCACCACCAAAggtgaaaactttttttttgtcaagatAGCGAGTAGAATGTAATTAAATGAGGTTGATTGATTTCCGCCCTACCGGTATTGTCACGCTTGATTTCCGCCCTACCGGTATTGTCACTAAAGATTGACGTGATCCTTAGCTtgacaatttaagtaattgtctCTGATTATAGACATCGAAcagttggtagaacattgcatcggtattgcagaggtcatgTGTTCGAATCCAGTTGGAGCTATTTCGTCCTTTCTCCATGCAATTAATACCACCACAATCTCTTATAAGTGACGTTGCTTAAGTGTTAATTAATCGCTCTGATCTTATTGCAACCATTAATTTTAGACTGTAGCATAAGGCGAGTTCTTCTCAAGGGTGGTTTAATCTaccgttaaggacggtgcctactattgttattgcgcatacgttctgcgcatctcgagatactcggctttcctatcggtgatgcttactaatacagggatacttttgcgcagcttaaaattatgcagagaaagtagatcttaaaaagtactcttggtatccaaaaacaaaactgggggaaaccatgcattctttagagataattgaacttcaatttgagaaagaaaaccatacattgctttgtattttaaagctttttacaaatattattcatcaattatctttgaaaaatgcgtggttacccccaattttctttttggatttcaataacacttgttaagatctacatttcctgcataatcataaatagGGGCAAAAACACcgttgaattagtaggcaccgtccttaaacgcgCCCATTTCCAACTACGACCCTTTGCGTATTTATATATGCTTATCTCGAACGTGCAAAAAGGGTTACCCTAGTaagagggttaccctagcactcacatatttcttctttttctttcatcgacgcgtttacaaggcagctagggttaccctggcgctagggtaaccctatctgagtgctagggttaccctagcgctagggtaaccctagctgccttgtaaacgctctgctagggacaactcgcctaccTGGGACAACGTTTTAGTGGTTTATATTGTGTTTGCGACGCTGGCGCTTACCAAGCAcacaaagttgtcccgggtggcAGGGTAACtctacctgtgaaattttgcttgtagaCCCGGACCCTCCTGCTAGGTTAACCCTAGCAGTAGGGTTACTCTACCTGCTTGTAAGCGGGGACAAAGactgaactttcatctcaacccattatcaacgcaatagcagtcctgcgagcaacgtcaggcggtgaatattgcaacaaaacagcttttgaAGGCGGTACTTTATCACCAAAGTGGCCAAGGcctcgaccgttgataacaatCTGAGCCGtaccggggtggcagaccgtagtttgttaaacgcaaatttctttattcccgtgggtctcccgacatgactgcattgtctcagtcatgtcgtccaatcacagtcacgcctcctttgtgttgacaaacttcaaaaacacattcgcGAAGTCGGAAAGCGTTGAAAGAAGGgagaatgaaagccgtagtgaacaaacttttgcgcattcatgccgcttttattagttaatTGGACTTTGTATGTAGTAGGCTGTTCGCGATcgtcaaggaattaacattaactctaaataataaactattatttaaaattacttcagttatttttccgttactcttagtatttgaattcaaatttgttgtaactgccatgttttatcacattttttcc containing:
- the LOC138041537 gene encoding beta-1,4-galactosyltransferase galt-1-like, whose translation is MHRMIRKVSHYRRRWCLLVFTVASTVFILSLHFELDAVQGIQSQAGIAVLQESSRQGDASSMIIKPTDEEKRSLPSSLINKVHAGGGKHRQLRCAEPQPVKSRFRQLSKGILVFSVWYDNRKPERFIRILLLLSRKNPLPLLTCKFQSASKQTILASETVFYEHNENHHQRYGGFIVSCVVPQELERIPCSINVSITSASKTQNVKNNSLAFPVGLTDRPRSPNSWKYGICIPPVHGDISMDKIVEFIELTKILGASHFTFYDLAMTERVRNVLSHYEKKGLVSVLEWNLPVYIGNNLHYHGQVLSIMDCLYRSMRDLRFVAFHDLDEFIVPLRHDNMNSLLQEIHKDQHCGHCFESVVFDPSTNHESTKISPLITQRIFYRTSQVIRYWTKCVVDPHRIFEQGIHHISKALEEYYDADKVDWNIARVFHYRQCQDSRAEMQLTCSNSFEVDKTMRKFGDQLMLNFQIALNDSDAKRKF